From Flavobacteriales bacterium, one genomic window encodes:
- a CDS encoding aryl-sulfate sulfotransferase, with amino-acid sequence MKIKKSSLIWSIIATLVLLAGKNISASNNCISDLEYSSPRNNSTSAGYNSTIILRYKDVISADKICLKNITVVGSVSGEHSCSFELIRDGRTLVLRHSIPFVAKEQVTVSDGNNPQNDFSFSVRHELTAAQIVEFKRENGELDEGNVNSKSVVLPDFFPELTVDLIDSTAEGNIFLTGPGGMNYPGFVYLIDNSGDVLWVDEVNAYDFKRVSKDRMSYFDDYEWFFYLMDNSFTKIDSFECDNLDTDFHHIEYLENGNALVGSFVYQTFDMSQWVTGGNPAAYLRSSIIQEIDSLSKSAVFSWNGFDYYDPTDNVHNSLTDFIISITHINSFTEDYDGNILISAKKLDEVTKIDRVTGDIIWRLGGKNNEFTLLNDSVFFCHQHDVNRLPNGNLIMYDNSNYTGVQPRAIEYKLDTVLMTAEVVWEQTHNLVYDAPNMGNVQRLPNGNSLICWGNASGSVPSVVEYDSLGNKLFELFIDSGGSPSYRAYRFEWPDTLTTNFFKKGTVVKPLLDTYPNPASTDVNVVFSLVDGADVEIVLLNIEGVVLESLMTTRYTSGFHQVQLDVSEYATGSYFLILNADGIKRTRKIIISR; translated from the coding sequence TTGAAAATAAAGAAGTCAAGTTTAATATGGAGCATTATCGCAACTTTAGTTCTATTGGCTGGGAAAAATATTTCTGCATCAAATAACTGTATATCCGATCTAGAATACTCATCACCCAGAAATAATTCAACATCTGCAGGGTATAATTCGACGATAATATTAAGATACAAAGACGTAATTTCTGCGGATAAAATATGCCTTAAAAATATTACTGTGGTGGGTAGTGTTTCCGGGGAGCATTCTTGTTCATTTGAGCTTATTCGGGATGGAAGAACACTAGTGTTACGACATTCGATTCCCTTTGTGGCTAAAGAACAAGTAACTGTTTCGGATGGAAACAATCCTCAGAATGATTTTTCCTTTAGTGTGAGACATGAATTAACAGCAGCTCAAATAGTTGAATTTAAGCGAGAAAATGGTGAACTGGATGAGGGAAATGTGAATTCTAAATCGGTAGTTCTTCCAGACTTTTTTCCTGAACTAACAGTAGATCTAATTGATTCAACGGCTGAAGGTAATATATTTCTTACTGGGCCAGGAGGAATGAACTATCCGGGTTTTGTTTACCTAATTGATAATAGCGGAGACGTTCTATGGGTAGATGAGGTAAATGCCTATGATTTTAAAAGAGTATCGAAGGATAGGATGAGCTACTTCGATGATTATGAATGGTTTTTTTATCTCATGGATAATTCATTTACAAAAATTGATTCTTTTGAATGCGATAACTTGGATACGGATTTTCACCACATCGAATATTTAGAAAACGGAAATGCGCTTGTCGGTTCTTTTGTTTATCAGACATTCGATATGAGTCAATGGGTTACTGGTGGAAACCCAGCTGCCTATTTACGCTCATCAATTATTCAAGAAATTGATTCGCTTTCTAAGTCAGCTGTTTTTTCATGGAATGGGTTCGACTATTACGACCCAACCGATAATGTGCACAACTCGCTTACCGATTTTATTATTTCAATAACACACATTAATTCATTCACAGAAGATTATGATGGCAATATTCTAATTTCTGCAAAAAAACTAGATGAAGTAACTAAAATAGATAGAGTTACTGGAGATATAATATGGAGATTAGGGGGTAAGAATAATGAGTTTACGCTATTAAATGATTCTGTGTTTTTTTGCCACCAACATGATGTGAACAGGTTGCCAAATGGTAATTTAATTATGTACGATAACTCCAATTATACTGGAGTGCAACCAAGAGCCATAGAGTATAAGCTAGACACGGTTTTAATGACCGCTGAAGTTGTGTGGGAACAAACGCATAATCTTGTTTACGATGCTCCTAATATGGGGAATGTGCAGCGTTTGCCAAATGGTAATTCTCTAATATGTTGGGGGAATGCATCGGGATCAGTACCCTCTGTAGTTGAGTATGACTCGTTGGGTAATAAGCTTTTTGAGTTGTTTATTGATAGTGGAGGAAGTCCATCTTATAGAGCCTATCGTTTCGAGTGGCCTGATACGCTAACAACAAATTTCTTTAAGAAGGGAACTGTTGTTAAGCCTTTGTTAGACACTTATCCTAACCCTGCTTCCACTGATGTGAATGTTGTCTTTAGTTTGGTTGATGGAGCTGATGTTGAAATAGTATTGTTAAATATAGAAGGAGTAGTACTCGAATCTTTAATGACTACACGCTATACATCAGGGTTTCATCAAGTTCAATTGGATGTATCCGAATATGCAACCGGCTCGTATTTTTTGATTCTGAATGCGGATGGAATTAAACGGACAAGAAAAATTATTATATCAAGATGA